The following coding sequences are from one Syngnathus acus chromosome 14, fSynAcu1.2, whole genome shotgun sequence window:
- the alg9 gene encoding alpha-1,2-mannosyltransferase ALG9, with protein sequence MSRSLSILLVGEGNFSFSAALCCFPSEMSVTATCLQPQEEALRQEGALNNMQIIKDSGGRVLFEVDSTKLGECASLQGHLFDRVVFNFPHCGRKSGVKKNRQLLKDFFLSCIQVLAEDGEVHVSLCNGQGGTPADQPRRERHNSWQVVAMAAEARLILSDVRPFESDKYQIYKCTGYRSQDKGFHLENAMLHVFTRSVPYSCPQVFKMEEFVEGEKIQYNIPSELSDYISRGFLTPDSVHPVKLVQDFLLEKLQEKWSVSMMTETPPLLITAKQLHLGCPDIDHTLFYWIHACQKELDCEACTSARESECKGVDGIRSLCSPDVDLEGETAVYMLRPSLRPLMEAAKTEEWTGVETEMEKKDLQGIHLDHGVASSLVGVSGLVFQNVPVKHWALPVFHELLFTGVLHKKYEPVKVLEQTLGTLLAPYGVSLVTKQEGLHLVAQPMGLIGKVLTNNTSDVSVTVSLNLDLLAMLMFSFPDWRLLWSHDPRFSQQFAIRPTPGTPFAAYSLYPEIFSFDISFWTEMAWEEKKFYGLVREASCGTVEHVKLIDKFSHPDLSQTSYCYRLVYHSHTRALSHTQAIEFHKRLESLLSSCLEVTIRYTARREMTEMNEGTRRSVLNMAAKALRQRTRRGSKQDPNHVNVSAEARTPKEEKGSEDSKVADTGQEAISRGGQVWAPEGSTAFKCLLSARFCAALLSNISDCDETFNYWEPMHYLLYGTGMQTWEYSPLYAIRSYAYLWLHALPACLHAHVLQTSKVLVFYFVRCVLAFCCCVCELYFYKAVCKKFGLHVGRLMLAFLVLSTGMFSSSAAFLPSSFCMYTTLVAMTGWFQDSMPLAIAGVAAGAIVGWPFSALIGVPIAFDLLVMKKKWKNFIMWSAVALLLLLVPLVAVDSYFYGKLVVAPLNILLYNVFTPHGPDLYGTEPWYFYFVNGALNFNLVFILALFSLPLTAIMETLLHKFNVQNLGRPYWLTLSPMYLWMLVFFTRPHKEERFLFPIYPLICLSGAVALSSLQKCYHFLFQRYRLEHYTVSSNWLALSAVVVFAAVSLSRSVALFRGYHAPLDLYPEFLRIARDTSLHSVPEGRPVSVCVGKEWYRFPSSFLLPHNWQLHFIESEFRGQLPKPYAAGPQATQIIPNDMNDQNLEEPGRYVDIRRCHYLVDLDTEEETLREPRYTANKEEWNIIAFKPFLYASRSSPIFRAFYIPFLSNHHTSYRRYVILKSRRQRLPCGRGHG encoded by the exons ATGTCTCGTTCGCTGTCAATATTGCTGGTGGGAGAAGGgaacttttcattttccgCTGCTTTGTGTTGCTTTCCATCGGAGATGAGCGTCACAGCCACTTGTCTGCAGCCGCAGGAGGAGGCACTGCGGCAGGAAGGTGCACTCAATAACATGCAGATCATCAAGGACTCCG GTGGAAGGGTGCTTTTCGAGGTAGACAGCACAAAGCTCGGGGAATGTGCGTCCCTGCAAGGGCATTTATTTGACCGTGTCGTTTTTAACTTTCCACACTGCGGGAGAAAGAGCGGAGTTAAAAAGAACAGACAACTTCTCAAAGATTTCTTTCTCAG TTGCATTCAGGTGTTAGCCGAAGATGGGGAGGTTCACGTTTCCCTCTGCAACGGACAAGGCGGGACGCCGGCCGACCAGCCGAGGCGAGAGCGGCACAACAGCTGGCAGGTGGTCGCCATGGCAGCAGAAGCACGCCTCATCCTCAGTGATGTCCGCCCTTTCGAAAGTGACAAATACCAGATCTACAAATGCACCGGATACAG GAGTCAGGATAAAGGCTTCCATTTGGAGAATGCTATGCTCCATGTGTTTACTCGTAGCGTTCCCTACAGCTGTCCTCAGGTGTTTAAAATGGAGGAGTTTGTGGAAGGAGAAAAAATCCAGTACAACATACCGTCCGAACTCAGTGATTACATATCTCG GGGCTTTCTCACTCCAGATTCTGTCCATCCTGTCAAATTAGTGCAAGATTTTCTTCTGGAAAAGTTACAGGAAAAGTGGTCAGTCTCCATGATGACAGAGACCCCTCCCCTGCTCATCACAGCTAAACAGTTGCATTTAGGTTGCCCTGATATCGACCACACATTGTTCTACTGGATTCACGCTTGTCAGAAAGAGCTGGATTGTGAGGCTTGTACATCCGCACGTGAGTCGGAGTGTAAAGGGGTGGATGGAATAAGGTCATTGTGCTCTCCCGATGTTGACCTTGAAGGGGAAACTGCTGTTTATATGTTACGGCCCTCGTTACGCCCCCTGATGGAAGCCGCTAAGACAGAAGAGTGGACCGGTGTTGAgacagaaatggaaaaaaaagatcttcaAGGAATTCATTTGGATCACGGTGTGGCGAGCTCGCTGGTCGGTGTCAGCGGTCTGGTGTTCCAAAATGTTCCGGTCAAACACTGGGCTCTGCCTGTCTTCCACGAGCTGCTCTTTACTGGTGTTCTCCATAAAAAGTACGAGCCTGTAAAAGTTCTTGAGCAGACTTTGGGAACGCTGCTAGCGCCCTATGGTGTCTCCTTGGTGACCAAGCAGGAAGGTCTGCATCTGGTTGCACAGCCAATGGGTTTAATCGGTAAAGTACTCACAAATAACACCAGTGACGTCAGTGTGACCGTTTCTTTAAATCTGGACCTCCTCGCCATGCTCATGTTCTCATTCCCGGACTGGAGGCTGCTCTGGTCACATGACCCGCGCTTCTCACAGCAGTTTGCCATAAGACCAACCCCTGGGACACCTTTCGCCGCATATTCCTTGTACCCTGAGATCTTCAGCTTTGACATCAGCTTCTGGACAGAGATGGCGTGGGAGGAGAAGAAATTCTACGGGCTGGTCCGTGAGGCCTCCTGCGGGACTGTGGAGCATGTTAAACTCATTGATAAATTCTCACATCCGGATCTGAGCCAGACCAGCTACTGCTACAGGCTGGTTTACCACTCACATACACGTgcattgtcacacacacaagccatCGAATTCCACAAACGCTTGGAGTCATTGCTGTCCTCATGCTTGGAAGTTACAATTAGGTA TACT GCTCGGCGAGAAATGACGGAAATGAACgaagggactcggaggagcGTTTTAAACATGGCGGCCAAGGCGCTCCGTCAGCGAACCAGACGAGGTAGCAAACAAGATCCGAACCACGTCAACGTCTCTGCAGAGGCTCGTACGCCGAAAGAGGAGAAAGGGAGCGAAGATAGTAAAGTTGCAGACACTGGGCAAGA GGCAATAAGTCGTGGTGGGCAGGTATGGGCCCCGGAAGGCTCGACCGCGTTTAAATGTCTGCTGTCGGCACGCTTCTGCGCAGCATTGCTGAGCAACATCTCCGACTGCGATGAGACCTTCAACTATTGGGAGCCT ATGCACTACCTGCTTTATGGCACAGGGATGCAAACGTGGGAATACTCGCCATTGTATGCCATCAGGTCCTACGCTTATTTATGGCTTCACGCTTTGCCGGCCTGTTTGCACGCCCATGTCCTGCAGACAAGCAAG GTGTTGGTCTTCTACTTTGTGCGATGTGTCCTCGCATTCTGCTGCTGTGTCTGCGAGCTCTATTTCTACAA GGCTGTTTGTAAGAAATTCGGTTTGCACGTGGGACGACTGATGCTGGCTTTTCTCGTCCTGAGCACCGGAATGTTCAGCTCATCTGCAG CATTCCTGCCATCCTCTTTCTGCATGTACACCACGTTGGTCGCCATGACGGGGTGGTTCCAGGACTCCATGCCGTTAGCCATTGCGGGCGTAGCTGCCGGCGCCATCGTTGGCTGGCCTTTCTCTGCTCTGATCGG GGTGCCAATTGCATTTGACTTGCTTGTAATGAAGAAGAAGTGGAAGAATTTTATTATGTGGTCTGCTGTTGCTCTGCTGTTActgctg gttCCCTTGGTTGCAGTGGACTCTTACTTTTATGGCAAACTGGTGGTGGCCCCTCTTAATATTCTACTGTATAATGTCTTCACACCACATGGACCCGATTTGTATG GTACGGAGCCGTGGTACTTCTACTTTGTGAACGGGGCCCTAAACTTCAACCTGGTTTTTATCCTGGCACTTTTTTCCCTGCCACTCACTGCTATCATGGAGACGCTTCTGCACAAATTCaatg TGCAGAACCTGGGCCGTCCCTACTGGCTGACCTTGTCACCCATGTATCTGTGGATGTTGGTTTTCTTCACCCGGCCTCACAAAGAAGAACGCTTTCTCTTTCCCATCTACCCCCTCATCTGCCTCAGCGGCGCTGTGGCCCTCTCATCTCTACAG AAATGctaccacttcctgtttcagcGCTACCGTCTGGAGCACTACACGGTCTCCTCCAATTGGCTGGCGCTTAGTGCCGTGGTGGTTTTTGCTGCGGTGTCACTCTCTCGCTCCGTCGCCCTCTTCAGAG GCTACCACGCCCCCCTTGACCTATACCCCGAGTTCCTGCGCATCGCCAGGGACACGAGCCTGCACTCGGTCCCCGAAGGCAGACCGGTCAGCGTTTGTGTGGGCAAGGAGTGGTACCGCTTCCCGAGTAGCTTCCTTCTTCCTCACAA CTGGCAACTTCACTTCATCGAAAGTGAGTTCAGAGGTCAACTACCCAAGCCGTACGCTGCGGGCCCTCAGGCCACGCAGATCATACCTAATGATATGAACGACCAAAATCTGGAGGAGCCCGGCAGATAT GTGGACATCCGGCGCTGCCACTACCTGGTAGACCTGGACACAGAAGAAGAAACGCTACGTGAGCCACGCTACACAGCAAACAAAGAAGAGTGGAACATCATTGCCTTTAAGCCTTTTCTCTATGCTTCCAG GTCCTCGCCGATCTTCAGAGCGTTTTACATCCCGTTCCTCTCTAACCATCACACCAGCTACAGACGCTACGTCATCTTAAAATCCCGGCGGCAAAGGCTGCCATGTGGGCGAGGCCACGGCTGA
- the layna gene encoding layilin produces MPEAMDRLAILCHVMILCFNPSGATRLITVDAFEARGQRVCKAGNGRPCYKLAYFSELRRRLNFAEADLACRRDGGQLLSVESESEQKIIEQLITDLRPTDGDFWIGLRRNHGDEDSSSSSECSSQYRWLDGTKSTFRNWHWDEPSCGYEVCVVMYHQPSAPPGLGGLYMFQWNDENCDTKHNFICKYTAENSADSSPANSTHADIVPSSVPWNPSDHNAKRSTALNVIYIIIPTIPLILLLLTVTGVCCFKTIVARRTKEKKSEVPKTEPSARLSPTPTDVYNVIRSQKDDDLMSGRPHTKNTSFLCSSPDTPTGDYDNLGGRDTESGFVTLASNDSCFLNFDLNDLSLGRRGTRDLYNSSLGRPAKRDAIDGSLARPGQFYDRSLGRRTTKSEHFGSAGAYGDHELFDDILAAKRELYEPKVTPKADLYQTYSNNGNGDSYQSILGTYGSRKPYQATLENYRSGLNLDGGRRYLNEQQWLDSGKY; encoded by the exons ATGCCAGAAGCCATGGACCGGCTCGCCATCCTCTGTCATgtcatgattttgtgtttcaatCCATCAGGAGCTACTCGACTTATTACAG TGGACGCATTTGAAGCGAGAG GTCAACGTGTGTGCAAGGCAGGTAACGGCAGGCCCTGTTACAAGCTGGCCTACTTCTCCGAGCTTCGTCGGAGGCTGAATTTCGCGGAGGCCGACCTGGCCTGCCGTCGTGACGGCGGCCAGCTCCTCAGCGTGGAATCGGAGTCGGAGCAGAAAATCATCGAGCAGCTCATAACGGATCTGAGACCGACCGACGGAGACTTCTGGATCGGGCTGCGGCGTAACCATGGAGATGAAGACAGCAGTAGTAGTAGCGAATGCTCATCGCAGTATCGCTGGCTGGATGGTACAAAGTCTACATTTAG gaacTGGCACTGGGATGAGCCGTCCTGCGGCTACGAGGTTTGCGTGGTGATGTATCATCAGCCGTCCGCTCCACCAGGACTGGGAGGTCTTTACATGTTCCAATGGAACGACGAAAACTGTGACACCAAACACAACTTCATCTGCAAATACACAGCAG AAAACTCAGCTGATTCATCTcctgcaaactccacacatgcag ACATCGTTCCCTCATCTGTCCCATGGAATCCAAGTGACCACAACGCAAAGAGGAGCACAG CCCTGAATGTGATCTACATCATCATCCCCACCATTCCGCTCATTCTGCTGCTGCTAACAGTGACAGGCGTCTGCTGCTTCAAAACGATCGTTGCACG ACGAACGAAAGAGAAAAAGTCAGAGGTACCCAAGACAGAGCCTAGCGCTCGGCTCAGCCCGACCCCGACTGACGTCTACAACGTGATTCGCTCCCAGAAGGACGACGACTTGATGTCGGGTCGCCCCCACACTAAAAACACATCCTTTCTATGCTCGTCCCCGGACACCCCCACGGGGGATTACGACAACCTGGGGGGCCGCGACACCGAGAGCGGTTTTGTGACTCTGGCCAGCAACGATAGCTGCTTTCTTAATTTTGACCTCAATGACCTCAGCTTGGGTCGTCGGGGTACGCGTGACCTCTACAACAGCAGCTTAGGCCGCCCGGCGAAGAGAGACGCGATCGATGGGAGTCTAGCTCGACCCGGACAGTTTTACGACCGCAGTCTGGGCCGCCGTACCACTAAGAGCGAGCATTTCGGTAGCGCCGGCGCCTACGGGGACCACGAGTTGTTCGATGACATCCTGGCGGCCAAGAGGGAACTCTACGAACCCAAAGTGACGCCCAAAGCAGATTTGTATCAGACCTACAGCAACAACGGCAATGGGGATTCTTACCAAAGCATCCTGGGAACGTACGGGAGCCGTAAACCATACCAGGCTACATTGGAGAACTACAGAAGTGGTCTGAATCTCGACGGAGGGAGAAGATATTTAAATGAACAGCAATGGCTCGACAGTGGGAAGTACTGA
- the LOC119134071 gene encoding complement factor B-like, translating into MQLSNHRLPCVALLCLLIAGQVWCDCSEDNMQIEGGHYTLTKGLNSGSMLVYHCDEGFYPYPSRRRVCQLTGTWSELPQASKPQTCRVVECPNPMVLTQGSVYPPQEKYLVYNETTYECYHGYTLRGSARRECLPNGKWSGSTPICSRDSGSDCTDPGIPAGAYRNGNSFQLDDKVKYRCSSKMFLVGSSERVCLENGQWTGTEPTCYYDYTYDTPWEVSEAFGGAIKSSLTTLEPTDDTQEGRKIRVSKNGTLNIYIGLDISESIEETYFNDARETITKLISKISSFPISPNYEVVFFSSEIFEVVNIVDFIDGNVQLNTVKTKLENFKIGTGNTAGTDLNLVFTTFLNRMAEIKQIKGEEAFKDHRHVVILFTDGAYNMGGSPELTVRKIKNLVYMDSNYKKEPLRAEFLDIYIFAIGAQIFDDDLKPLVTTTGGNHYFRLENIKQLQKTFDEIIDEGDVQGSCGLHKDYVTTEKRENYPWAALIVTQNNGRVMNCMGSLVTPMFILTAAHCFTYEDLPKHITVDINDGQGRTKKVKDFFLHPKFDVSAKVNEGVKEFYDYDVALVQLTEFVKISTLARPICIPCTQETSIALQLVGDSTCAQQEQLLLKNMEKLTFLTRSKSQWVDEKHVHAKLGDKRDECIQHALEAPGITTKNPEVPVTGNFLCTGGLIPFRDHIACTGDSGGAVFKNFEHRTVQIGLVSWGSKNLCKGGGVVNSDGDSRDFHINLFKVVPFLKTILGNDNQDDYAPLEFLKN; encoded by the exons ATGCAGCTATCTAATCACCGTCTTCCCTGTGTGGCACTTTTGTGTCTCCTAATAG cGGGCCAAGTATGGTGCGATTGTTCCGAGGACAACATGCAAATAGAGGGAGGTCATTACACACTGACCAAGGGACTAAATTCAGGCAGCATGCTGGTCTACCACTGTGATGAGGGTTTCTACCCATATCCCTCCAGAAGACGTGTGTGCCAGCTCACTGGCACATGGAGCGAACTGCCCCAAGCATCTAAACCTCAGACGTGCAGGG TGGTTGAATGCCCGAACCCCATGGTGCTGACGCAGGGCAGCGTTTATCCTCCTCAGGAAAAATACTTAGTATATAACGAAACCACATATGAGTGCTACCACGGCTACACATTACGAGGTTCGGCCAGGCGGGAGTGCTTACCAAACGGCAAGTGGAGTGGCTCCACTCCTATCTGCAGCCGTGACT caggaaGTGATTGCACCGATCCCGGGATTCCAGCTGGCGCTTATAGAAACGGGAATTCATTCCAGCTTGACGACAAAGTGAAATACAGATGCAGCAGCAAAATGTTTCTGGTGGGCTCCAGCGAGCGAGTGTGCCTGGAGAACGGCCAGTGGACTGGCACGGAACCAACTTGCTACT ATGATTACACATATGATACTCCGTGGGAAGTTTCAGAGGCTTTTGGTGGTGCAATTAAAAGTAGTCTCACCACTTTGGAGCCCACAG ACGACACACAGGAGGGCAGAAAAATTCGGGTTTCAAAAAATGGAACACTCAACATCTACATTGGTTTGGATATTTCTGAGAGCATTGAAGAAACATACTTCAATGACGCCAGGGAGACTATAACTAAACTCATCTCCAAG ATTTCATCTTTTCCTATCTCTCCAAACTACGAGGTTGTATTTTTCTCCTCGGAAATATTTGAAGTTGTCAACATTGTGGATTTCATCGACGGCAATGTTCAGCTGAACACTGTGAAGACAAAACTGGAAAACTTTAAAATAGGCA CTGGAAACACAGCTGGAACGGATCTCAATCTGGTCTTCACGACCTTCTTGAATCGGATGGCGGAAATAAAGCAGATAAAAGGGGAAGAGGCCTTTAAGGATCACCGTCACGTCGTCATTCTTTTTACAGATG GTGCCTACAACATGGGCGGGTCACCTGAGTTGACAGTGAGAAAAATCAAGAATCTGGTCTACATGGACTCCAATTATAAGAAAGAACCCTTAAGAGCAGAGTTCTTGG ACATTTACATTTTCGCCATCGGGGCACAGATCTTTGACGATGACTTGAAGCCTCTGGTCACCACGACGGGTGGCAACCATTACTTCCGGCtggaaaacataaaacaattgCAAAAGACATTTGATGAAATCATCG ATGAGGGCGATGTCCAAGGCTCGTGTGGTCTTCACAAGGATTATGTCACCACTGAAAAAAGGGAAAACTATCCATGGGCAGCGCTGATTGTTACCCAG AACAATGGTAGAGTGATGAATTGTATGGGCTCTCTGGTGACGCCCATGTTCATCTTGACCGCCGCTCACTGCTTCACATATGAAGATTTGCCCAAACACATCACAGTTGACATCAACGACGGACAAGGCAGAA caaaaaaagtcaaggatTTCTTTTTACACCCAAAGTTCGACGTCAGCGCTAAAGTGAACGAGGGCGTGAAGGAATTTTACGACTACGACGTGGCTCTCGTACAACTTACCGAATTTGTTAAAATCTCCACACTGGCCAG ACCAATTTGCATACCCTGTACCCAGGAGACTAGTATTGCTCTACAACTGGTTGGTGATTCCACCTGCGCACAACAAG AGCAGCTACTTTTAAAGAATATGGAAAAACTTACATTCCTGACACGCAGTAAGAGTCAATGGGTAGATGAAAAACACGTCCATGCTAAACTCGGCGATAAG AGGGATGAATGCATTCAACATGCATTGGAGGCACCGGGAATCACAACAAAAAACCCAGAGGTTCCCGTGACGGGAAACTTCCTGTGCACTGGTGGTTTGATTCCCTTCAGAGATCATATAGCATGTACAG GTGACTCCGGAGGTGCTGTCTTCAAGAACTTTGAGCATCGCACGGTGCAG ATCGGGCTGGTCAGCTGGGGAAGCAAAAATCTGTGCAAAGGCGGCGGTGTGGTCAACTCGGATGGGGACTCCCGAGATTTCCACATCAATCTTTTCAAGGTTGTACCTTTCCTCAAAACTATCCTTGGAAACGACAACCAGGATGATTATGCACCGCTGGAGTTTTTGAAGAACTAA
- the chek1 gene encoding serine/threonine-protein kinase Chk1, with the protein MAVPFVQDWDLVQTLGEGAYGEVKLLVNRQTEEAVAVKVIDTLQGEECAANVKKEICVHKMLKHCNIVRFFGHRQEGNIVFLFLEYCIGGELFDRIEPDVGMDEKDAHGFFQQLLSAVEYLHKIGITHRDIKPENILLDDKDNIKLTDFGLATMFRFKGRERPMNRLCGTLPYVAPELLSKTQYKAQPADIWSCGIVLTAMLAGELPWDQPAEICLEYLDWLNKKTYTSPWKKIQPAPLCLLSKLLMAMPEMRITIEEIQKDRWFTEGVKQPPSSSSSHPNKHQRSDLEVIPRASSNDKIQFSSSQPDLAVGGWEGMLLDGKSNGQVSFSQPTKPEHMLLGSQLMGTPGASQTPWQRLVRRMTRFFTSVNAHTSLTLLKDACDSLTLVYKLTCDNHVTVSTLDKRNNKLIFKVYLFDMNQNVLLDFRLSKGDGLEFKRLFLKIKQKLCDIVCTQKIVFPGT; encoded by the exons ATGGCAGTGCCGTTTGTGCAGGACTGGGATCTTGTTCAGACACTTGGTGAAGGAGCTTATGGAGA AGTGAAGCTTCTGGTGAACAGACAGACGGAGGAGGCGGTTGCAGTCAAGGTGATCGACACCTTGCAGGGTGAAGAATGTGCGGCCAATGTGAAGAAGGAGATCTGCGTGCACAAG atgcTGAAACACTGCAACATTGTGCGTTTCTTTGGACATCGTCAAGAAGGAAATATTgtcttcctctttttggaGTACTGCATAGGAGGCGAGCTGTTTGACCGAATTG AGCCGGATGTTGGAATGGATGAGAAAGATGCACACGGATTTTTCCAGCAACTTTTATCGGCTGTG GAGTACCTCCACAAAATTGGCATCACGCACCGAGACATAAAGCCAGAGAATATTTTGCTGGATGACAAAG ACAACATCAAGCTGACAGATTTTGGCCTGGCGACGATGTTTCGCTTCAAAGGAAGAGAGCGGCCGATGAATCGTCTCTGCGGCACTCTCCCTTATGTCGCCCCGGAACTGTTGAGCAAAACTCAGTACAAAGCTCAACCTGCAGATATCTGGTCTTGTGGCATCGTGCTGACTGCAATGCTGGCTGGAG AACTGCCATGGGACCAACCAGCTGAAATCTGTCTGGAATATTTGGATTGGCTTAACAAGAAAACCTACACGTCTCCCTGGAAGAAAATACAGCCAGCACCTCTCT gtTTGTTATCCAAATTACTGATGGCCATGCCAGAAATGCGCATCACCATTGAGGAAATTCAGAAAGACCGCTGGTTCACTGAAG gtgttAAGCAGCCACCAAGTTCTTCAAGCTCACATCCCAACAAACACCAACGATCCGATCTCGAAGTCATACCTCGAGCCAGCAG CAACGACAAGATCCAGTTCTCTAGCTCCCAGCCCGACCTCGCCGTGGGAGGTTGGGAAGGCATGCTGCTCGACGGCAAGTCCAACGGTCAAGTCAGCTTCTCCCAACCGACCAAACCCGAGCATATGCTGCTGGGCAGTCAGCTGATGGGAACGCCGGGAGCCAGTCAG ACGCCGTGGCAAAGATTAGTCCGTCGAATGACACGTTTCTTCACCTCCGTGAATGCTCACACCTCTCTGACTTTGCTGAAAGACGCCTGCGATAGCCTGACCCTAGTCTACAAACTTACCTGCGACAATCAC gtgactgtCAGTACACTGGACAAACGCAATaacaaactcattttcaaagtcTACTTGTTCGATATGAATCAGAATGTGCTGTTAGACTTTAGACTATCCAAG GGTGACGGCCTGGAGTTCAAACGTCTTTTCTTGAAGATAAAGCAGAAGCTGTGCGACATCGTCTGCACTCAGAAGATTGTCTTTCCTGGCACTTGA